In Aspergillus fumigatus Af293 chromosome 2, whole genome shotgun sequence, a genomic segment contains:
- a CDS encoding hydrogen/calcium exchanger domain-containing protein, whose amino-acid sequence MGANTKYSFQNERVQQDGNTGDLRPGHFQPAGSPQGEPMLPTHNEKSARRYGIFRVDTAGESGRSGFHPVHFFAVCFKSTCTLSMLVNILWPFVPAAIAIHFARKDLHIWIFALNYVAMVPSANLLGFAGGELARKLPKVLGILLETTLSSVVEIVLFMVLIHNDRGGNLIPVIQAAILGSILANLLLCLGLCFFFGGIRRHEQSFHEAISEVGSGLLLVAGFGLLIPSAFYAALSSSSTKAIITPEDLDHSTLVISRSTSVILLVAFIMFLFYNLHSHHSIFDEVLEKDEQRDEDREEELQRTKLTLTECLVAIAFSLTFVCMSAVFLVEEIEYIVETGVSDNFMGLILVPLVEKAAEHLTAIDEAWDNQINFALFHCLGPSIQTALLNAPLAVIVGWCLDKDMGLNFEIFMIVLVVLSILVVGNFLRDGKSNYLEGGLCVLVYVIIAVTTWYYPKVEGELGGHSGHPTE is encoded by the exons ATGGGCGCCAATACGAAATACTCATTTCAGAATGAACGGGTACAGCAAGACGGAAATACCGGGGACCTGAGGCCGGGGCATTTCCAACCAGCAGGGTCACCGCAGGGTGAGCCCATGCTTCCTACGCATAACGAGAAGAGTGCTCGCCGCTATGGAATATTCCGAGTAGACACCGCTGGCGAGAGTGGCCGCAGTGGGTTTCATCCTGTCCACTTTTTCGCGGTCTGCTTCAAAAGCACCTGTACACTTTCGATGCTGGTGAACATCCTTTGGCCTTTCGTCCCGGCCGCTATTGCCATACACTTCGCTCGGAAGGATCTTCACATTTGGATTTTCGCTTTGAACTATGTTGCCATGGTCCCTTCAGCAAACTTGCTCGGCTTTGCAGGCGGCGAGTTGGCAAGGAAGCTGCCCAAGGTTCTTGGAATACTATTGGAAACAACACTGAGTTCTGTCGTGGAGATCGTACTCTTCATGGTTTTGATCCACAATGATAGAGGGGGAAACCTGATCCCTGTCATCCAGGCCGCTATCCTGGGCTCAATTCTTGCGAATTTGTTGCTTTGCTTGGGgttgtgcttcttcttcggaggTATCAGACGCCATGAACAGTCGTTTCATGAAGCTATCAGTGAGGTCGGGTCGGGGCTTCTGCTCGTTGCAGGTTTTGGTCTGTTAATACCGAGCGCTTTCTACGCGGCCCTAAGCTCGAGCTCAACCAAAGCGATCATCACTCCAGAAGATTTGGATCACTCCACTTTGGTAATCAGTCGATCTACCTCTGTTATTCTTCTCGTCGCCTTCATTAT GTTCCTGTTCTATAATCTGCATAGTCATCATAGTATTTTTGATGAAGTCCTTGAGAAGGACGAGCAGCGGGACGAGGATCGAGAGGAAGAATTGCAACGCACCAAGCTCACTCTGACCGAATGTCTAGTGGCTATAGCATTTTCGCTCACGTTCGTATGCATGTCAGCAGTCTTTTTGGTGGAAGAAATAGAGTACATTGTTGAAACAGGGGTTTCTGATAACTTTATGGGTCTGATCTTGGTTCCTCTAGTCGAGAAAGCAGCAGAGCATCTGACAGCTATTGACGAAGCCTG GGACAATCAAATCAATTTCGCACTCTTCCACTGCCTCGGCCCTTCAATTCAGACAGCTTTGTTGAACGCGCCACTGGCAGTCATTGTGGGCTGGTGCCTTGATAAAGACATGGGTCTCAACTTCGAAATCTTTatgatcgtcctcgtcgtcctgtCAATCTTGGTGGTTGGAAACTTCTTGCGCGATGGAAAGTCCAATTACCTTGAGGGAGGTCTCTGCGTGCTTGTGTATGTCATTATTGCTGTTACAACTTGGTACTATCCCAAGGTGGAAGGAGAGTTGGGCGGCCACTCGGGCCATCCTACCGAATAA